The Burkholderia sp. PAMC 26561 genome window below encodes:
- a CDS encoding plasmid mobilization protein: protein MPFEQIGLEALDTLISLRLTSGEKSQLKEDADLAGLSVSELVRRRYFGRPIVANADAIMIKELRRLGGLLKHVHVQSDGAYSRETAEALVAVKACIEKMSAK, encoded by the coding sequence ATGCCGTTTGAACAGATTGGACTGGAAGCGCTCGATACCTTAATCAGTCTGCGATTGACCTCAGGTGAAAAAAGTCAGCTCAAAGAAGACGCTGATCTTGCCGGCTTGAGCGTATCGGAGCTTGTGCGGCGACGTTATTTCGGTCGACCGATTGTCGCCAACGCGGATGCGATCATGATCAAGGAGTTGCGGCGGCTTGGCGGGTTGCTCAAACATGTCCATGTTCAGAGCGACGGTGCCTACAGTCGTGAGACTGCTGAGGCGCTGGTGGCGGTGAAAGCGTGTATCGAAAAAATGAGCGCCAAATAG